In the genome of Streptomyces fagopyri, the window CCGCTGCGGGGGCGGCGCCGGGTGATCGGGGCCGCGCTCTTCGTGCGCCGTCCCGAGCGGATGCCCTTCGAGCCCGACGACCTGCTCGTCGCGGCCCAGCTCGCCACGCACAGCGCGCTCGGCATCGACAAGGCGGTGCTGTACGGCCGCGAGGCCTACATCGCCGACGAGCTCCAGCGCACCATGCTGCCCGAGACCCTGCCGCGGCCCACGGGCGTGCGGCTCGCGTCCCGCTATCTGCCGGCCGCGGAGACCGCGCGCGTCGGCGGCGACTGGTACGACGCGATCCCGCTGCCGGGCAGTCGTGTCGCCCTGGTCGTCGGGGACGTCATGGGCCACTCCATGACGTCCGCCGCGATCATGGGGCAGCTGCGGACGACCGCGCAGACCCTCGCCGGGCTCGACCTGCCGCCGCAGGAGGTCCTGCACCACCTGGACGAACAGGCGCAGCGGCTGGGCACCGACCGCATGGCGACCTGCCTGTACGCCGTCTACGACCCGGTCTCGCACCGCATCACCATCGCCAACGCGGGCCATCCGCCGCCTATCCTGCTGCACCTGGGCGGCCGGGCCGAGGTGCTGCGGGTGCCGCCGGGTGCCCCCATCGGCGTAGGAGGGGTGGACTTCGAGGCGGTCGAGCTGGACGCGCCCGCCGGGGCCACTCTGCTGCTCTACACCGACGGACTGGTCGAGTCCCGGCTCAGGGACGTCTGGACCGGGATAGAGCAGCTGCGCGAGAAGCTCGCCGCCACCGCGCAGCTGACCGGCCCCGACCATCCGCCGCCCCTCGAAGCCCTGTGCGACGAGGTGCTCGACATGCTCGGTCCGGGCGACCGGGACGACGACATCGCGCTGCTCGCCGCCCGCTTCGACGGGATCGCGCCGAGTGACGTGGCGTACTGGTACCTGGAGCCGGAGGACGCCGCTCCCGGACGGGCCCGGCGGCTCGCCCGCCGCGCGCTGTCCCGCTGGGGCATGGAGGACATGAGCGACTCCGTCGAACTGTTGGTCAGCGAGGTCGTGACCAACGCCGTGCGGTACGCCTCACGCCCCGTGACGCTGCGGCTGCTGCGGACGGACGTGCTGCGCTGCGAGGTCGGTGACGACGTGCCCCAGCTGCCGCGGCTGCGGCAGGCGCGCGCCACGGACGAGGGCGGACGCGGCCTCTATCTGGTCAACAAACTGGCCAGACGGTGGGGTGCGACCCGGCTGAGCACCGGCAAGGTGGTCTGGTTCGAGTTGAACCGCGGCTGACGGGGTACTCGCCCGGTCTCACCCCGGGGCGGCCCCGTCTCCGTACGGGTTCCGGAACCGGACCAGGGCTGGACCGTGTCCAGATGTTGCCGACATCCCGTCGGCGGAGTTGACTGCTGGGGTGGACGAAGCGACCTAAACACCCTCTTCTTCGACGGGAGGACGCTCGTGACGCAGGCACCCCAGAAGGTTCCGTACACCACGGACAACGTCGGAATTCCGGTGGAGAGCGACGAACACTCGCTGACCGTCGGCCCCGACGGCCCGATCCTGCTCCAGGACCACTACCTCATCGAGAAGATGGCGCAGTTCAACCGGGAGCGGGTCCCCGAGCGCGTGGTGCACGCCAAGGGCAGTGGCGCCTACGGATTCTTCGAAGTCACCAACGATGTCAGCCAGTTCACCAAGGCTGATCTGTTCCAGCCGGGCAGGCGCACCGAGATGCTGGCCCGGTTCTCCACCGTCGCCGGCGAACAGGGTTCGCCCGACACCTGGCGCGACCCCCGCGGTTTCGCGCTGAAGTTCTACACCGAGCACGGCAACTACGACATGGTGGGCAACAACACGCCGGTCTTCTTCGTCCGTGACACGATCAAGTTCCAGGACTTCATCCGCTCGCAGAAGCGCAGCCCCGTGACCGGACTGCGTGACAACGACATGCAGTGGGACTTCTGGACCCTCTCCCCCGAGTCCGCGCACCAGGTGACGTGGCTGATGGGCGACCGGGGCATCCCGAAGACGTACCGCCATATGAACGGGTACAGCTCGCACACCTACATGTGGATCAACGGTGCCGGTGAGCGGTTCTGGGTCAAGTACCACTTCAAGACCGACCAGGGGATCGAGTTCCTCACCCAGTCCGAGGCCGACGAGCTGGCCGGTACGGACGCGGACAGGCACCGGCGGGACCTGTTCGAGTCGATCAAGTCCGGGAACGCGCCGACCTGGAGCCTGAAGGTCCAGATCATGCCGTTCGAGGACGCGGCGGACTACCGCTTCAACCCCTTCGACCTGACCAAGGTCTGGCCGCACGCGGACTACCCGCTGATCGACGTCGGCCGGATGACGCTGGACAGGAATCCGGAGGACTTCTTCATCCATATCGAGCAGGCCGCCTTCGAGCCGTCCAACCTGGTGCCGGGCATCGGCCCCTCGCCGGACAAGATGCTGCTGGGCCGGCTGTTCTCGTACCCGGACACCCACCGGTACCGGATCGGCCCCAACTACACCCAGCTGCCCCCGAACCGGCCGCACTCCCCGGTGAACTCGTACGCCAAGGACGGCCCGATGCGCTACGAGCCGTCGAACGCGGCCCGGCCGTACGCCCCCAACTCCTACGGCGGACCCGCGGCCGACTTCTCCCGCTTCGGCGACCCGGCGAGCTGGCAGACCGCCGGTGAGCTGGTGCGCGAGGCGTACAAGCTGCACCGTGAGGACGACGACTGGGGGCAGGCGGGCACGATGGTCCGCCAGGTCTTCGACGCCGCGGCCCGCGACCGTCTCGTGTCGAACGTCAGCGGCCATCTCAAGGCAGGTGTGTCCCGTCCGGTCCTGGACCGCGCGGTGCAGTACTGGCGCAACGTCGACAAGGAGATCGGCGACCGGATCGCCAAGGAGGTCAACGGCGGCTGAGCCGTCCGGACACGAGGAGGGGCGCCCGGTGTGCACCGGGCGCCCCTCCTCGTACGTCCCGCTCCCGCCCTACTGCTGCTGCTGGTCGTCCGGCTCGAACGGGCCCGTCGAGCTCCCGCCGGTCGGGGTCTGGCTCGGGGTGAGCGGCGGCGTCGTCGTCGGGGCGACCGGGGACTGGGACGTCTGGGTCGGCGGGCTGCTGGACGTCGGCGGCCGGGTCGTCGGCTTCTGGGTGGTCGGGGTCTCCGACGGCGTCTCGCTCGGCGTCTGACTCGGCGTGTCGCTCGGGGTCGGCTCCATCGCCGCGCCCTGGGTGGTGTCCAGGTCGAAGGCGGTGACCCCGCCCATCGCGTTGAAGGTGTACGCGGCCCAGATCTGGGCGGGGAAGCCGCCGCCGTTGACACGGCCGCCGCCCGCGGCGCCCTTCAGCGACACCTGGGCGCCCTGCTTGACGGTCTTGCCGGCCGAGTCCTTACGGTCCTTGGGCGCCTCTCCGAACAGGCCGACCGAGGTGACCAGGTTGGGCGTGTAGCCGGTGAACCAGGCCGACTTGTTGTTGTCGGACGTACCCGTCTTGCCCGCGACCTGCTGGCCGTTGCGGTCGGACGCCTGGGCCACCGACACCTGGGCCGTACCGTCGTTGACCACGCCGGTGAGCACCGAGGTGACCGTGTCGGCCGCCTCCGGGGTGATGACCTGGTCGCCGATCGGATCCGTGAAACGCACGGTGCGGTCCTTGTGCTCGGCCTTGGCCACGACGGCCGGGGTGACCTTGCGCCCGTGATTGTCGAGGGTGGCGTAGGCGCCCGCCATCTCCAGCGGACTCGCGCCCATGGAACCGAGCGTCTGCGCCGGCACCGGCTGGAGCTTCTCCGTGTGCATCCCGAGATCGCCCGCGACCTTGAGGACCTTGTCCATGCCGACGTCGACGCCCATCTGCGCGAAGACGGAGTTGATGGACTTGTTCATCGCGGTCTGGACGGTGACGGGTCCGTAGCTCTGGTCGTCCTCGTTGGGCGGCGCGAAGGGGATGGAGCTGCCCTTGACGGGCCGGCCGCTCGTACCGTCGTACCTCGTGTCGGCCGTGATGTCCTGGCCGTCCTGCGTCTTGGCCCCCTGCTCCAGGGCCGCGGCGAAGATCAGCGGCTTGAAGGTGGACGCGGGCTGGTAGTCCCGGCGGGTCGCGTTGTTGACGTAGTGCTTGAAGTAGTCCTCGCCGCCGTACATCGCGAGGACCTTGCCCGTCTTGGGGTCGACGGACGCGGCGCCGGCCTCGACGTCACCGTCGACCCGCCGCTTCTTCCCGTCCAGCTTGCGGCTGAGCTTCGTCTTGACGGCGACTTCCAGCTGGGTCTGCTTCTTCTTGTCGATGTTGAGGGTGATCGTCCAGCCACCCGCGTCGACGATCGCCTTGGCGTCCTCGTAGTTCCCGGCGGAACCCTCGGCGACGAGCTGGTTGGCCAGGGCGTTGTTGGCCGCGTCCACGAGGTAGCCGGTCTGGCCCTCCATGCCCGGAACGCCCTTGGGGTCCTGCGGTACCGGGAACTTCATGGCCTGGCGCTTGCCGGCGTCCAGCCACCCCTCCTCGACCATGTTGTCGAGGGTGTAGTTCCAGCGGGCCGTGACCAGCCGCTTGCCGGTGTCGGTGGCGACACCCCAGTCGTACTGGCTGGGGGCCTGCAGGAGCGAGGCGAGGTAGGCGCCCTGCTCGACCGTGAGGCCGCTCGCGTCCTTGCCGTAGTAGGCCTGCGCCGCGGCCTGGATGCCGTACGAGTTGCGGCCGTAGTAGCTGGTGTTGATGTAACCCGCGAGGACGTCGTCCTTGGACTGCTGACGGTCCACCTTCAGCGCGATGACCAGTTCCTTCAACTTGCGCGTGACAGTCTGGTCCTGGCTGAGGTAGTAGTTCTTGACGTACTGCTGGGTGATCGTCGAACCACCCTGCTTCCCCTTGCCGGACAGGGTGTTCAGCAGACCGCGGGCCGTGCCCCGCAGGTCGACGCCCGAGTCCTTGTAGAAGGACTTGTTCTCGGCGGCGACGAAGGTCAGCTGGACCGGTTTGGGCACCTTGTCCAGGCCCACGATCTCGCGGTTGACCTTGCCGGTACGGGTCAGGGTGGAACCGTCTCCGTACTTGTAGATGTTGCTCTGCTGCTGCGCCGCCGCGTTGCCCTGGGGTATGGACACGACCATGTAGAGCACGAGGAAGGCGCCCATGCCCAGCAGGCAGAAGCCCAGGAACGTGCCGAGGATCGTCTTCCAGTTCAGGAATCTGCGTATGCCGCTCCGGCGCGGTCCGGTCCCGGAGGAGCCCCCGGCCGCGGCGCGACGGCCACCGCGTTGCCGCGCTCGTCTCTCGTCCGCTCGTCCCATGGCTCCGTCCGCTCCGCTTCGGTCTCGGGTCGCGCTCTCTTGTACGCGTGTCCTGCCGGGTTCACTCACGCGTCCGGTGCCGCGTTCGTTCTGATGCCGCACACAGGTTCGTCGCTGAGGTCAGCTCAGCAAACTAACACCACGCGCTGGGACAAAGTCCCGCCGATCGGCACTTCCACGGACGTGACAATCAGCACGCAATACGCATCAGCCCCACCAGAACCGACGTACGGAAGGAGTGGAAGGTTGCCATGCGGGGTAATGTGTTATCACTTTGCTAGAAATAAGCTAGACCCTACGAGACGGGGGCCCACCATGTCCGCGCACGACTCCGCGCACGATCCCGCGAACGACTCCGGCCACGGCTCCACACCGGACCGCGGACCCGTCGCCGACGTTCCGCCGATGCCGGCCCCACGGGTACGGGAGTTCGCCGCACACAGCATCGGCGGCGGGCTCGCGCTGCTGCTCGGACTGGTCGGACTGCTGCTCGGGGCCGCGCTGATCGTGGGCGCCACGACGGTCGCCGCGGCCGGGGGCAAGGCCGCGCTGATCGTCGCCGGCATCCTGGTCGGTCTCGCCGCGTTCATCGCGATGTGCGGGCTGAACACGGTGGCGCCGGGCGAGGCCCGGGTCGTCCAGCTCTTCGGACGCTACCGGGGGACGATCCGCCAGGACGGCCTGCGCTGGGTGAACCCCTTCACCTCCCGCACGAAGATCTCGACCCGGGTACGGAACCACGAGACCGCGGTCCTCAAGGTCAACGACGCCTACGGCAACCCGATCGAGCTCGCCGCGGTCGTGGTCTGGCGGGTCGAGGACACCGCGCGGGCCAGCTTCGAGGTCGACGACTTCCTGGAGTTCGTCGCCACCCAGACCGAGGCGGCCGTCCGGCACATCGCGATCGAGTACCCCTACGACGCCCACGAGGAGGAGGGACTCTCGCTGCGCGGCAACGCCGAGGAGATCACCGAGAAGCTCGCCGTCGAACTGCGCGCGCGGGTGGACGCGGCCGGCGTCTCCATCATCGAGTCGCGCTTCACGCATCTCGCGTACGCTCCCGAGATCGCCTCCGCGATGCTCCAGCGCCAGCAGGCGGGGGCGGTCGTCGCGGCACGGCGGCAGATCGTCGACGGTGCGGTCGGGATGGTCGAGGCGGCGCTCGCCCGGATCGCCGAGCGGGACATCGTCGAGCTGGACTCGGAGCGGAAGGCGGCGATGGTGTCGAACCTGATGGTGGTGCTGTGCGGTGACCGGGCGCCGCAGCCGGTCCTGAACGCGGGGTCCCTCTACCAGTGACGGAGCCATCCGGTGGGGCCGGGCCCCGGCGGCGGCCGGGGCAGCAGCGCAAGCAGGTGCTGCTGCGGCTGGATCCGCTCGTGTACGACGCGCTGGCCCGCTGGGCGGGTGACGAACTGCGTTCCGCCAACGCGCAGATCGAGTTCCTGCTGCGCAGGGCGCTGGCCGAGGCGGGGCGTCTGCCCGGGGGCGCGGGGCCGATCCCGCGACGGGGTCGGCCCCCTGCCCCCGAGCGGCCGGACGCCTAGCCGGCGACGGGCCTTCCCTCACACCCACCGCCCCTGCCCATCCCGCACCCGGGGGCTCCGCCCCCGGGAAAGGGCCGGTTCCGGTGACAGAACCGTGACAATGGGCCCTGACCTGGACACCATCGCTCACCGCCATGGCCTATGCGCAGCATGTATACGCACGGTGTATACCCCGTGTGTAGAGTGCTCCGCATGTCCATCGGTCACACCCTCCTCGGACTCCTGGAGTCCGGACCCCGCCACGGTTACGACCTCAAGCGGGCCTTCGACGAGAAGTTCGGTCACGACCGGCCGCTGCACTACGGCCAGGTCTACTCGACGATGTCGCGACTGCTGAAGAACGGCCTCGTCGAGGTCGACGGGATAGAGGCGGGCGGCGGCCCCGAACGCAAGCGGTACGCGATCACCGACGCCGGTGTCACCGACGTACAGCAGTGGCTCGCCACGCCCGAGAAGCCCGAGCCGTACCTCCAGTCGACCCTCTACACCAAGATCGTCCTCGCCCTCCTCACCGAGCGCGACGCGGCCGACATCCTCGACACCCAGCGCTCGGAACACCTGCGCATGATGCGCATCCTGACCGACCGCAAGCGCCGGGGCGACCTCGCCGACCAGCTGATCTGCGACCACGCACTCTTCCACCTCGAGGCCGACCTGCGGTGGCTGGAACTCACCGCCGCCCGCCTCGACAAACTCCGCGAGGCGGTGACGACCCGATGACCCCTCCCCCCGGTTCCCTGCTGACCGCGTCGGAACTCCGTAAGAGCTACGGCCCCACCACCGCCCTGGACGGCGCCGAGTTCTCCATCCACCCCGGCGAGGTCGTCGCCGTGATGGGCCCCTCCGGCTCCGGCAAGTCCACCCTGCTGCACTGCCTCGCCGGCATCGTGCCGCCCGACTCCGGCTCGATCATGTACGCCGGACGCGAGATGGCCACCATGAACGACTCGCAGCGCAGCGCCCTGCGCCGCAGCGAGTTCGGCTTCGTCTTCCAGTTCGGCCAGCTCGTACCCGAACTGACCTGCGTCGAGAACGTCGCCCTGCCGCTGCGCCTGAACGGCACCGGCCGCAAGGAAGCCGAACGCACCGCCCTGACCTGGATGGAACGCCTGGAGGTCGACGACCTCAGGTCCAAGCGGCCCGGCGAGGTCTCCGGCGGCCAGGGCCAGCGCGTGGCCGTGGCCCGTTCCCTGGTCACCAGCCCGCGCGTGCTGTTCGCGGACGAGCCGACCGGCGCGCTCGACTCGCTCAACGGCGAGCGCGTGATGGAACTGCTCACCGAGGCCGCCCGCTCCACCAACGCCGCCGTGGTCCTGGTCACGCACGAGGCGCGGGTGGCCGCCTACTCGGACCGCGAGATCGTCGTACGCGACGGCAAGTCCCGTGACATGGAGCGCGTCATATGAACGTGCGCCAGTGGTCCAGGGACCTCACCATGGGGGCCAGGTTCGCCTTCACCGGCGGGCGTGAGGGCTGGATGCGCGCGGTCCTCACCGCCGTCGGGGTCGGGCTCGGCGTGGCACTGCTCCTGCTCACCACGGCGATACCGAGTGCGCTCCAGGCACGCAGCGACCGCGAGAAGGCCCGTACGGACATCACGTTCTCCGATGTGGGCATCCCCAAGGCGTCCGACCGGACCCTGGTCGTCGCGGCCGTCGACGACACCTACCGCGACAAGGACATCCGTGGCCGCGAGGTGCAACCCGAGGGGTCCCGGGCGCCGCTGCCGCCGGGCGTGAAGAAGAACCCGGCACCGGGAGAGATGGTGGTGTCCCCCGCACTGGCGGACCTGCTGAAGTCCGGCGACGGGAAACTGCTGCGCGAGCGGCTGCCGTACCGCACCGTCGGAACCATCGGGGAGTCCGGTCTCGTCGGCGCGAACGAACTCTCCTTCTACGCGGGCGCCGACAACCTCGCCCCGAGGATCGACGGCTCCCGGGTGACCCGTATCGAGCACTTCGGGCAGCCCCTCGGACCGCCCGACCCCCTTGACCCGGTACTCGTCCTGCTGATCATCGTCGTCTTCGTGGTGCTGCTGCTCCCGGTCGGTGTCTTCATCGCCGCGGCCGTACGCTTCGGCGGCGAACGGCGCGACCGACGGCTCGCGGCACTGCGTCTGGTCGGCTCCGACAGCCGGATGACCCGGCGGATCGCCGCGGGCGAGGCCCTCGCGGGCGCCGTCCTCGGGCTCGCCTTCGGCACGGTGTTCTTCCTGCTGGCCCGCCAACTGGCGGGATCCGTGCAGATCTTCGGCAAAAGCGTGTTCCCGAGCTATCTGAACCCCACGCCCGCACTGGCCGTCCTGGTCGCCGTCGCGGTGCCCGCGGCCGCGGTCCTCGTCACCCTGCTCGCGCTGCGCGGGGTCGTCATCGAGCCGCTCGGCGTGGTGCGTGCGGCCAAACCCGCACGGCGCCGGCTGTGGTGGCGGCTGCTGTTGCCCATCGGCGGACTCGCGATGCTCTACCCGATGATCGGCAAGGGCAACACCAGCGGGAACTTCAACCAGTACCTGGTGATCGGCGGCGTCCTGCTGCTCCTGATCGGCGTCACGGCGTTGCTGCCCTGGATCGTCGAAGCGGTGGTCTCCCGGCTCGGCTCCGGCTCGGTATCCTGGCAACTCGCGATCCGCAGGCTCCAGTTGAGCACCGGAACGGCGGCCCGCATGGTCAACGGCATCGCGGTCGCGGTCGCCGGCGCCATCGCCCTGCAAATGCTGTTCGCCGGGGTCGAGGGCGACTACACCAAGAGTTCGCCGAACGACGTCCAACGGGCTCAGATGCAGGTCCGCCTGCCGTACGACGTCCCGCTCGACCGGGCCCGCGAACAGTACGCCCGGACCGACGGCGTACGAAAGGTCGCCGCGATCGGCACCGCTTCGCTGGGTGACAAGAAGCACGATCCGGACTCGTCCACCTCCATGACCGTCGGCAACTGCGCGTCGCTGCGCGAGGTGGCCACGCTGCCGGCCTGCCACGACGGCGACGCCTTCCTGATCAAGGGCGGCGATGCCGACCCGGACGCGCTGAAGCTCGGCAGACCCGGCCGGACCCTCTACATCGACCCCTCCTACGACCAGGGCCTGGTGGGCAAGCAGGTCGCCTGGACCGTGCCGCAGGGCATCAAGGTGGCCAGGGTCCGCGCGGACGCGACGAACGGTCTGACCGGCGGCATCCTGGTCACTCCGAGCGCGCTGCCCGCGCGGGGCGCGGAGGCGGTCGAGGGCAACGTCTACCTGCAGATCGACCAGTCGGCGCCGGACGTCTACGACCTCGTCCGCAACACCACGGCGAAGCTCAGTCCGCTGGCCCACGCCTGGACCTGGGCGTCGACCGAGCAGGACAACCGCTACACGTCCATCCGCACCGGCCTGTCCGTCGGCGCCACCTGCGTCCTGTTCCTGATCGGCGCGAGCCTGCTGATCTCCCAGCTGGAACAGCTGCGCGAGCGCAAGAAACTGCTCTCCGTGCTGGTGGCCTTCGGCACCCGGCGCCGCACACTGAGCCTGTCGGTGCTGTGGCAGACCGCGATCCCGATCGCGCTGGGTCTCGCGCTCGCGTCGGTGGTCGGCCTGACCCTGGGCGTGGTCCTGCAGAAGATGACGGGCGTCTCGGTGCGCGTGGACTGGTCGAGCCTGCTGTCGATGACCGGCATCGGCGCGGGAGTCGTCGTGCTGGTGACCGCGCTCAGCCTGCCGCCGCTGCTGCGTCTCATGAGACCGGACGGCCTGCGGACGGAATAGAGCCGTACGCAGCGGTCCCCGCCCTGTCCGGGCGGGGACCGCTGCGGCGGTTCAGGTGCCCTGGCCCCACACCCTTACCGGCAGCGGTCGCAGCGCCTCGCGCAGGGCCGCCGCCAGTTCCTCGTACTCCGCCCCCCGCGCCGCCCCCGCGCGCATCACCAGCGCGATCCGCCGGGTCGGCGCCGGGTCCGCGAAGTACCCGGTGAGGAGCTCGTCGCTGCGGGTCGTCTCGACCCTGACGGCCGTTCGCGGCAGCAGCGTCACCCCGAGGCCGCCGGCGACGAGCTGGACCAGGGTGGACAGTCCCGCGGCGGTGGTGGTGACGGGGGCGTCCGCGCGCCCCGCCTCCCGGCAGATGTCGAGGGCCTGGTCCCGCAGGCAGTGCCCCTCGTCGAGCAGCAGCAGGTTGAGCTCACGCAGGGATTCCCGAGCGATTCCCTGCCGCCCGCCGAGTGCGTGGTCCAGCGGCGTCACGAGCACGAAGTCCTCGTCGAACAGCGGGAGTTCGACTACGCCGGGCATGCCGAGCGGCACGGCGAGGAGCAGCAGGTCGAGCCGCCCGACCGCCAGCCCCTCCAGCAGGCTGGCCGTCTGTTCCTCGTGGACCTGGAGGTCGAGGTCCGGGTAGCGGTCGTGGACCAGCCTGAGCACCGTGGGCAGCAGGTAGGGCGCGACGGTCGGGATGACCCCCAGCCGCAGGGCCCCGGTGAAGGGCGCCCGGACGGCCTCGGCCTCCTCCATGAGCGCGCCGACCTCGTCCAGCACGGCCTTGGCGCGTACGGCGAGACGCTCGCCCGCGGGAGAGAGCAGCACCTTGCGGGTCGTACGCTCCAGCAGGGTCACCCCGAGCGTCTCCTCCAGGGCGGAGACCGAGCCCGAGAGCGCGGGCTGGCTCATGCCGATCGCGGCGGCGGCGTCCCGGAAGTGCAGGTGTTCGGCCACGGCGGCGAACGCGCGCAACTGGGCGAGGGTGGGCTGACGGCGCCCGTTCCCCTTGGAGACTCCGGCGCCCTTGCCGCCCGGTCTGGCGCCGACGGGGCTCACCATGGCGGCCACCTCTCACTCATCGTCACTGATAGTCGCATCCGATCAACACGACCGAGTGTATCAATTTCACTAATCAATGCAGCTTGTGCCACGATCGACAGCGTCCAACCCAAGGGGTAAGTCCTCAAAAGGGGCATTCCCTCGCTACAAGGAGAGCGCGTGCTCACTGTCGGTGACAAGTTCCCCCCGTTCGATCTGACCGCCTGTGTCTCGCTGGAGAAGGGTCAGGAGTTCCAGCAGATCGACCACAAGACCTACGAGGGTCAGTGGAAGGTCATCTTCGCGTGGCCCAAGGACTTCACCTTCGTGTGCCCGACCGAGATCGCCGCCTTCGGCAAGCTGAACGACGAGTTCGCCGACCGCGACGCCCAGGTCCTCGGCTTCTCCGGCGACTCCGAGTTCGTGCACCACGCCTGGCGCAAGGACCACGACGACCTGCGGGACCTGCCCTTCCCGATGATGGCCGACTCGAAGCACGAGCTCATGCGGGACCTCGGCATCGAGGGTGAGGACGGCTTCGCCAAGCGTGCCGTGTTCATCGTCGACCAGAACAACGAGATCCAGTTCTCCATGGTGACCGCCGGCTCCGTCGGCCGTAACCCCAAGGAGGTCCTGCGGGTCCTGGACGCCCTCCAGACGGACGAGCTGTGCCCGTGCAACTGGACCAAGGGCGAGACCACCCTCGACCCGGTGGCGCTCCTGGCGGGTGAGTGACCCTCCATGTCCCTCGATGAGCTGAAGTCCGCCGTACCGGACTACGCGAAGGACCTGC includes:
- a CDS encoding ABC transporter permease; the encoded protein is MNVRQWSRDLTMGARFAFTGGREGWMRAVLTAVGVGLGVALLLLTTAIPSALQARSDREKARTDITFSDVGIPKASDRTLVVAAVDDTYRDKDIRGREVQPEGSRAPLPPGVKKNPAPGEMVVSPALADLLKSGDGKLLRERLPYRTVGTIGESGLVGANELSFYAGADNLAPRIDGSRVTRIEHFGQPLGPPDPLDPVLVLLIIVVFVVLLLPVGVFIAAAVRFGGERRDRRLAALRLVGSDSRMTRRIAAGEALAGAVLGLAFGTVFFLLARQLAGSVQIFGKSVFPSYLNPTPALAVLVAVAVPAAAVLVTLLALRGVVIEPLGVVRAAKPARRRLWWRLLLPIGGLAMLYPMIGKGNTSGNFNQYLVIGGVLLLLIGVTALLPWIVEAVVSRLGSGSVSWQLAIRRLQLSTGTAARMVNGIAVAVAGAIALQMLFAGVEGDYTKSSPNDVQRAQMQVRLPYDVPLDRAREQYARTDGVRKVAAIGTASLGDKKHDPDSSTSMTVGNCASLREVATLPACHDGDAFLIKGGDADPDALKLGRPGRTLYIDPSYDQGLVGKQVAWTVPQGIKVARVRADATNGLTGGILVTPSALPARGAEAVEGNVYLQIDQSAPDVYDLVRNTTAKLSPLAHAWTWASTEQDNRYTSIRTGLSVGATCVLFLIGASLLISQLEQLRERKKLLSVLVAFGTRRRTLSLSVLWQTAIPIALGLALASVVGLTLGVVLQKMTGVSVRVDWSSLLSMTGIGAGVVVLVTALSLPPLLRLMRPDGLRTE
- a CDS encoding LysR substrate-binding domain-containing protein — protein: MVSPVGARPGGKGAGVSKGNGRRQPTLAQLRAFAAVAEHLHFRDAAAAIGMSQPALSGSVSALEETLGVTLLERTTRKVLLSPAGERLAVRAKAVLDEVGALMEEAEAVRAPFTGALRLGVIPTVAPYLLPTVLRLVHDRYPDLDLQVHEEQTASLLEGLAVGRLDLLLLAVPLGMPGVVELPLFDEDFVLVTPLDHALGGRQGIARESLRELNLLLLDEGHCLRDQALDICREAGRADAPVTTTAAGLSTLVQLVAGGLGVTLLPRTAVRVETTRSDELLTGYFADPAPTRRIALVMRAGAARGAEYEELAAALREALRPLPVRVWGQGT
- a CDS encoding peroxiredoxin, with the translated sequence MLTVGDKFPPFDLTACVSLEKGQEFQQIDHKTYEGQWKVIFAWPKDFTFVCPTEIAAFGKLNDEFADRDAQVLGFSGDSEFVHHAWRKDHDDLRDLPFPMMADSKHELMRDLGIEGEDGFAKRAVFIVDQNNEIQFSMVTAGSVGRNPKEVLRVLDALQTDELCPCNWTKGETTLDPVALLAGE